A genomic region of Trichothermofontia sichuanensis B231 contains the following coding sequences:
- the hisS gene encoding histidine--tRNA ligase, whose amino-acid sequence MRGTRDILPEEVVYWQQVEAIAREQMAQAAYREIRTPIFEQTALFERGIGEATDVVGKEMYTFRDRGGRSVTLRPEGTAGVVRAFIEHGLHTQGVQRLWYIGPMFRYERPGAGRQRQFHQLGVEVLGSASPRADAEVIALATGLLNRLGLSELRLDINSLGTADDRARYRQALVDYLTPYHAELDPDSQDRLTRNPLRILDSKVKRTQEIVQSAPNLLEYLCTDSQQQFAQVQQLLTDLGIPYQVNPRLVRGLDYYTHTAFEIQSAELAGQETVCGGGRYDGLVAQLGGPATPAVGWAIGLERLIILLQQRQTVAPPELDFYVVARGQQAEAQAIVLAQTLRQFGFRIEMDLSGSAFGKQLKRADRSGAVACLILGDAEAQTQTVQLKWLLSGEQQTLRQDDLPSKVHELRQHVTTARQSRP is encoded by the coding sequence ATGCGTGGGACCCGTGATATCCTCCCGGAGGAAGTAGTCTACTGGCAACAGGTTGAGGCGATCGCCCGTGAGCAAATGGCCCAGGCGGCCTATCGGGAAATTCGCACCCCCATTTTTGAACAAACGGCGTTGTTTGAGCGGGGGATTGGCGAAGCAACCGATGTGGTGGGCAAGGAGATGTATACTTTTCGCGATCGCGGTGGGCGATCGGTCACCCTGCGTCCAGAAGGCACAGCGGGGGTCGTGCGGGCCTTCATCGAGCATGGCCTCCACACCCAGGGGGTACAGCGCCTATGGTACATTGGTCCGATGTTTCGGTACGAGCGGCCTGGTGCCGGACGCCAGCGCCAGTTTCACCAGTTGGGTGTCGAGGTCTTGGGGAGTGCCAGTCCCCGTGCCGATGCCGAGGTGATTGCCCTAGCGACAGGATTACTAAACCGGTTGGGGTTGAGCGAACTCCGGCTAGATATCAATTCCTTGGGGACTGCCGACGATCGCGCCCGCTACCGCCAAGCTCTGGTAGACTACCTCACCCCCTACCACGCCGAGCTGGACCCCGACTCCCAGGATCGCCTGACCCGTAACCCCCTGCGGATCCTAGACAGTAAGGTGAAACGGACCCAGGAAATTGTCCAATCCGCCCCCAACCTGCTGGAATACCTGTGCACCGACTCGCAACAGCAATTTGCCCAGGTGCAGCAACTGCTGACCGACTTGGGTATTCCCTACCAAGTCAATCCCCGGTTAGTGCGGGGGCTGGACTACTACACCCATACGGCCTTTGAGATCCAATCGGCTGAACTCGCCGGTCAGGAAACCGTGTGTGGGGGCGGGCGATATGATGGTCTTGTGGCCCAACTGGGGGGACCCGCAACACCAGCCGTTGGGTGGGCGATCGGGCTAGAGCGGTTAATTATCCTGCTGCAACAACGCCAGACAGTGGCCCCCCCCGAACTGGATTTTTACGTCGTCGCCCGTGGCCAGCAGGCCGAAGCCCAGGCAATCGTCCTGGCTCAGACCCTCCGGCAGTTTGGTTTTCGGATTGAAATGGATCTGAGCGGCAGTGCCTTTGGCAAGCAGTTGAAACGGGCCGATCGCAGTGGTGCCGTAGCCTGCTTGATCCTGGGCGATGCCGAAGCGCAGACCCAAACGGTTCAGCTCAAATGGTTGCTTTCGGGGGAACAGCAAACTCTCCGGCAGGACGATTTACCCAGCAAAGTCCACGAATTACGGCAACACGTCACCACAGCTCGTCAATCCCGACCCTAA
- the pedR gene encoding photosynthetic electron transport-dependent transcriptional regulator PedR, with protein MSNHESPTSNVLSDRELQIVELVASGLTNQEIAARLDISKRTVDNHISNILTKTETENRTALVLWALQWGKVCLDQWNCCMLPTANTTIEDQHSEAPSE; from the coding sequence ATGAGCAACCATGAATCACCAACCAGCAACGTGCTATCCGATCGGGAGTTGCAAATTGTTGAATTAGTCGCCTCTGGCCTCACAAATCAGGAGATTGCCGCCCGTTTGGATATCAGTAAGCGCACGGTGGACAACCACATCAGCAACATTCTCACCAAAACGGAGACAGAAAACCGCACAGCTTTGGTCCTTTGGGCACTTCAGTGGGGTAAAGTCTGCCTCGATCAGTGGAACTGTTGTATGCTGCCAACGGCAAACACCACGATCGAGGATCAGCACTCAGAAGCCCCCTCCGAGTAG
- a CDS encoding CPBP family glutamic-type intramembrane protease: MTTKRLVLTFLTLLTTLIVGLALLNSWHQPQIQTQLELYQTNLVLQASDWSPLATPQAPQASELERSPEAESAATALRSQHVLLGESLLGADPVAAAITQYQKVRESAQVTLERAEPQAREAAQAAKLAMQTQQFIAELDLHLGLLEAVQGDTATAIATWEQVIQQAAHLKPETVQMAQVLRGLWQVPPQLLPDADLRLQSLNGWFRYQALHRLYELQQRPDSLANLEQMQQQAAQRSLLRLTIVNGIPILGLLVGSSLLIFLVVQQWLHGKEALLARNDDQVWSTPWDGETIWQVLVLFFLGQFVAGQIILPILLQTLGIKPANFSSLGQALYYLVVYALLIAVGLGAVYFSIRPFLPLPPQWFPLRWRGNWIGWGVGGYLVALPLVILVSLVNQRLWQGQGGSNPLLSTILASQDWWALLCFFITASIAAPLFEEFLFRGFLLASLTPLVSVNGAIAVSALVFAVAHLSLSEVLPLFVLGLVLGVVYTRSRNLLAPMLLHGLWNSGTLVSLVILGSSHS; encoded by the coding sequence ATGACTACAAAACGGCTTGTCTTAACTTTCCTAACCCTGCTCACCACTTTGATCGTGGGGTTAGCGTTACTGAATAGTTGGCATCAGCCCCAGATCCAGACCCAATTGGAATTGTACCAAACCAATCTCGTCCTTCAGGCGAGCGACTGGTCACCTCTGGCTACCCCCCAGGCCCCCCAAGCCTCTGAACTGGAGCGATCGCCAGAGGCCGAGTCGGCAGCAACGGCGTTACGATCGCAGCACGTCCTATTGGGTGAATCCCTGCTGGGGGCTGATCCCGTAGCCGCCGCCATCACCCAATATCAAAAAGTTCGCGAGTCTGCCCAGGTAACCCTGGAACGGGCCGAACCGCAAGCCCGTGAGGCTGCTCAGGCAGCCAAGCTGGCCATGCAGACCCAGCAATTCATCGCCGAACTTGACCTTCACCTCGGTCTGCTAGAAGCGGTGCAGGGGGACACCGCCACTGCGATCGCTACCTGGGAACAGGTCATCCAACAGGCCGCCCACCTCAAACCGGAAACCGTGCAAATGGCCCAAGTCCTCCGGGGCCTCTGGCAAGTACCCCCCCAATTATTGCCAGATGCTGATTTGCGCCTGCAATCTCTGAATGGCTGGTTTCGCTATCAGGCGCTGCACCGGTTGTATGAACTCCAGCAGCGCCCTGATTCCCTGGCCAACCTAGAACAGATGCAACAACAGGCTGCCCAACGATCGCTCCTGCGTTTAACGATCGTCAATGGCATTCCGATCCTGGGATTATTAGTTGGCAGTAGTCTGCTCATTTTCCTAGTGGTACAACAATGGCTGCATGGCAAAGAGGCCCTCTTGGCCCGTAACGACGATCAGGTCTGGTCAACGCCGTGGGACGGGGAAACTATCTGGCAGGTGTTAGTCCTCTTTTTCCTCGGTCAGTTTGTGGCTGGGCAGATCATTTTGCCGATCCTGTTGCAAACCCTAGGGATTAAACCTGCCAATTTCTCCAGCCTAGGGCAAGCGCTGTATTACCTCGTGGTTTATGCCCTCCTGATCGCTGTTGGACTGGGGGCCGTCTATTTTTCCATTCGCCCTTTCCTCCCCTTACCCCCCCAATGGTTTCCCCTGCGATGGCGGGGGAACTGGATTGGCTGGGGGGTGGGTGGCTACCTAGTAGCCCTGCCGCTAGTGATTCTGGTGTCCTTAGTCAATCAGCGCCTCTGGCAGGGCCAGGGGGGAAGTAATCCCCTGCTATCAACAATTTTAGCCAGTCAGGATTGGTGGGCACTGCTGTGTTTCTTCATTACCGCCTCGATCGCCGCCCCCCTCTTTGAAGAATTTCTCTTTCGCGGCTTTTTGTTGGCCTCCCTGACGCCCCTTGTGTCAGTCAATGGCGCGATCGCCGTTAGTGCCCTCGTGTTTGCCGTTGCGCACCTGAGTTTATCTGAGGTGTTGCCCCTGTTTGTGCTGGGGTTAGTCCTGGGGGTGGTCTATACACGATCACGCAACCTACTGGCTCCGATGCTACTCCATGGACTCTGGAATAGCGGTACCTTAGTGAGCCTAGTCATTTTGGGCAGCAGCCATTCCTAA
- the radC gene encoding RadC family protein: protein MTYSLRVLDLPATERPRERLIAHGPKALSSAELIAILLGTGQGPGKLSAVGLGHYILQTLEQHKRDPLEVLRDIHVQELMQIPGVGPAKAATILAAIELGKRVFQLRPGERTVIDGPATAAMALSHDLMWQTQERFAVLLLDVKHRLMGTQVITIGTATETLAHPRDIFREVIRQNATRIIVAHNHPSGNTEPSPEDLTLTRQLLAAAQLLAIPLLDHLILGNGNHTSLRQTTQLWEEFPQGT, encoded by the coding sequence ATGACCTATAGCCTCAGGGTGTTGGACCTACCAGCAACTGAACGCCCTCGTGAACGCTTGATTGCGCATGGCCCAAAAGCTCTGTCATCCGCGGAATTAATCGCCATTTTGCTCGGCACAGGGCAAGGACCGGGCAAACTTTCAGCGGTGGGTTTGGGCCACTACATTCTGCAAACCCTGGAACAACATAAGCGCGATCCCCTAGAAGTCTTGCGCGATATCCATGTACAGGAGCTGATGCAAATTCCAGGGGTAGGACCCGCTAAGGCAGCCACTATTCTGGCAGCGATCGAACTCGGCAAACGAGTCTTTCAACTGCGACCGGGGGAACGCACCGTCATTGACGGTCCCGCAACCGCAGCAATGGCCCTGAGCCATGATCTCATGTGGCAAACCCAGGAACGATTCGCAGTTTTGCTCCTAGATGTGAAACATCGCCTGATGGGCACCCAAGTAATTACGATCGGAACAGCGACCGAAACCCTAGCCCATCCCCGCGACATCTTCCGGGAGGTGATTCGCCAGAATGCTACCCGCATCATCGTCGCCCACAACCATCCCTCCGGCAATACGGAACCTAGTCCAGAGGATTTGACCCTAACGCGCCAATTACTGGCCGCAGCCCAATTGCTAGCCATCCCCCTACTGGACCACCTCATTCTGGGCAATGGCAACCATACCAGCCTGCGCCAAACAACCCAACTCTGGGAGGAATTCCCCCAAGGGACATAG
- the gvpF gene encoding gas vesicle protein GvpF — translation MFISPMSYGLYLYGIFPLPGPKGLALKGLDQQTVQLATVDGFAILYSEAQQERYLASRRNLLGHAKVLEDAMQAGYHNLLPLQFGLIVETLEEVSRQLTGPYQAALQQLLDRLEGCREVGVKVFWNEDQELQSLMAENTALREQRDRLEGKTLSMEEVVTIGQAIEQAMQSRQAEIINTFRTALNPLAIKVIENDPMTNAMIYNAAYLIRWEDEPQVSQQVEALDQRFNNRLRIRYNDFTAPFNFARLEDL, via the coding sequence ATGTTTATCTCACCCATGTCCTACGGTCTGTATCTTTACGGCATCTTCCCCCTTCCCGGTCCTAAAGGCTTAGCCCTAAAGGGATTAGATCAACAAACAGTGCAACTAGCGACAGTAGATGGGTTTGCCATCCTCTACTCCGAGGCCCAACAGGAGCGCTACTTGGCCAGTCGGCGCAATCTCCTGGGTCATGCCAAGGTGCTCGAAGACGCCATGCAGGCTGGGTATCATAACCTGCTCCCCCTCCAATTTGGCCTCATTGTGGAAACCCTAGAAGAAGTCTCCCGGCAACTGACGGGTCCCTATCAAGCGGCCTTGCAACAACTCCTCGATCGCTTAGAGGGGTGTCGAGAAGTGGGCGTTAAGGTTTTTTGGAACGAGGATCAGGAACTTCAGAGCCTGATGGCGGAAAATACCGCATTGCGGGAACAGCGCGATCGCCTAGAGGGTAAAACCCTGAGTATGGAGGAGGTGGTGACGATTGGACAGGCGATCGAGCAGGCTATGCAAAGCCGCCAAGCCGAGATCATTAATACCTTCCGCACCGCCCTCAACCCCCTAGCGATCAAAGTTATTGAAAATGATCCGATGACCAACGCGATGATCTACAACGCGGCCTATCTGATCCGGTGGGAGGATGAACCCCAGGTTAGCCAGCAGGTTGAAGCCCTCGATCAGCGATTTAACAATCGCCTCCGCATTCGCTATAACGACTTCACTGCCCCTTTCAACTTTGCCCGCCTCGAAGATTTATAG
- a CDS encoding gas vesicle protein GvpG: MLIDLLLSPVLGPIKGVAWIGEQILERAEAERDAKENLQKQLLALQLAFDMGDISEAEFEAREEELLLAIQAIADTQTQTP, translated from the coding sequence ATGCTGATTGATCTGCTGCTTTCACCCGTGCTAGGTCCGATTAAGGGCGTCGCCTGGATTGGGGAACAAATCCTCGAACGGGCAGAAGCTGAACGGGATGCCAAGGAAAACCTGCAAAAACAGTTACTGGCCTTACAGCTAGCATTTGATATGGGGGATATCTCTGAAGCCGAATTTGAGGCACGCGAAGAAGAATTATTACTGGCTATTCAAGCGATCGCCGATACTCAAACCCAAACACCTTGA
- a CDS encoding helicase-related protein, producing the protein MSSIYDNIEQPILPELQHYLKQAYRADFCVGYFNLRGWRQIDADIEQFEGGEGQACRLLVGMYRLPKEELRQALAIGVEPERMDQGQAIRLQTLMAQEFRQQLTYGAPSAADEEGLQRLRSQLLTDKLQVKLFLRHPLHAKLYLIYRRDRATPIISYVGSSNLTLSGLRSQGELNVEVVDRDDTNKLEQWFEERWNDRFCLDISEQLAEIIDESWAGRSLKPYFVYLKMAYHLSQEARDGLSQYRAPASFGLLPFQEAAVQIAAHHVSKRNGVIIGDVVGLGKTLVGTAIAHLCEEDYGTSTLIICPKNLEKMWQSYIDRYGLRGKVVPISQVIQELPNIPARFRLVLIDESHNLRNKEGKRYQAIKDYIEQSGSRCILLTATPYNKTYLDLSAQLQLFLRPDADLGIKPEAYIRSLGGEMQFRRKHSTSPVRSLLAFEHSPEPEDWQQLMSRYMVRRTRSFIKNTYARQDGERYYLEFADGRRSYFPIRRPRTVQFAIGNPQTDPYARLYSDRVVDIINALNLPRYGLGLYQDPKPKQPPTAEEQKLLDNLSHAGQRLMGFCRTNLFKRLESSGAAFIQSLERHILRNYVYLYAIAHDLPLPIGTQDAALLDEESNDEDEDSLLSQDWEEDPHPLTPSPKEGEGEPDNSLTPLSRSGRGAGGEGNFTQRAAEIYRLYREQYPRRFQWIRANLFRPELQQHLQQDATALIGILRLAGSWNPSSDAKLGALVALLQQQHPTDKVLIFTQFADTARYLAKALEEQGIQQVGLATGQSADPTALAWRFSPVSNEKTIPESEQLRVLVATDVLSEGQNLQDCAIILNYDLPWAIIRLIQRAGRVDRIGQQADEILCYSFLPAEGVERLINLRGRLRDRLQQNQEVVGTDEAFFEDEQAREVLLNLYNERSGILDEADEGEVDLTSEALQIWQSAIEANPALKSMIEKLPDVVYSTKEHEPTGTDPEGVLVYLRTEGGTDALAWVDKDGNSVTQSQMRILRMARCSIDTPTLPRHPQHHELVTRGAELIAEQTKMVAGTLGNKRSAAARTYDRLMAYTQHVRETTPLLAMGTEWEALERAIEEINQYPLKQNAIARLNQELKAGISDEQLAKLVTFLREHDALCVINPEERRDGAQIICSMGIFSK; encoded by the coding sequence ATGTCCAGTATTTACGACAATATCGAGCAACCCATCCTGCCTGAGTTGCAACATTACCTGAAGCAAGCCTACCGTGCTGATTTCTGTGTAGGCTATTTTAATTTGCGGGGATGGCGACAAATTGATGCTGATATTGAGCAGTTTGAGGGGGGTGAGGGGCAGGCTTGTCGATTGTTGGTGGGGATGTACCGTTTGCCGAAGGAGGAATTACGGCAAGCGTTAGCGATCGGGGTTGAGCCAGAGCGGATGGATCAGGGGCAGGCGATTCGGTTGCAAACCTTGATGGCACAGGAGTTTCGCCAGCAACTAACCTATGGTGCGCCCAGTGCCGCTGATGAGGAGGGTTTGCAGCGGTTGCGATCGCAACTCCTGACCGACAAACTCCAGGTCAAGCTATTTTTACGCCACCCCCTTCATGCCAAGCTGTATCTGATTTATCGCCGCGATCGCGCCACGCCCATCATCAGCTATGTAGGCAGCAGCAATTTGACCCTTTCTGGACTGAGATCTCAGGGTGAACTGAATGTGGAAGTGGTGGATCGGGATGACACCAATAAGCTGGAGCAGTGGTTTGAAGAGCGCTGGAACGATCGCTTTTGCTTGGATATTTCTGAACAGCTCGCAGAGATTATTGATGAAAGTTGGGCGGGGCGATCGCTCAAACCCTATTTTGTCTACCTAAAAATGGCGTATCACCTGTCCCAGGAAGCACGGGATGGGTTGAGCCAATATCGTGCCCCTGCCAGTTTTGGGTTGTTACCGTTTCAGGAAGCAGCGGTGCAAATTGCCGCCCATCATGTGAGTAAACGCAATGGGGTGATCATTGGCGATGTGGTGGGGCTGGGTAAAACCTTAGTGGGAACCGCGATCGCCCATCTCTGTGAAGAAGACTACGGTACCAGCACGCTGATTATCTGCCCCAAAAACCTGGAAAAAATGTGGCAGAGTTACATCGATCGCTATGGCTTGCGGGGCAAAGTGGTACCGATCAGCCAAGTGATTCAGGAATTGCCCAATATACCAGCGCGATTTCGGTTGGTGTTGATTGATGAAAGCCACAACCTGCGAAACAAAGAGGGTAAGCGGTATCAAGCCATCAAGGATTACATTGAGCAGAGCGGCAGTCGATGTATTTTGCTGACGGCAACGCCTTATAACAAAACCTATTTAGACTTGTCGGCGCAGTTGCAATTATTTTTGCGCCCGGATGCGGATTTAGGGATTAAACCCGAAGCTTACATTCGCAGCCTGGGAGGGGAGATGCAGTTTCGGCGAAAGCATAGCACTAGCCCGGTGCGATCGCTTCTAGCCTTTGAGCACAGTCCAGAGCCGGAAGATTGGCAGCAGTTGATGAGTCGCTACATGGTGCGGCGAACCCGCAGTTTCATCAAAAATACTTATGCCAGACAGGATGGGGAACGGTACTATCTGGAATTTGCCGATGGGCGGCGATCCTATTTCCCGATCCGTCGTCCTCGGACAGTACAGTTCGCAATTGGCAATCCGCAGACCGATCCCTATGCTCGGTTGTATAGCGATCGCGTAGTGGATATCATCAACGCTCTTAATCTACCGCGCTACGGATTGGGACTCTATCAAGACCCCAAACCCAAGCAGCCCCCCACCGCTGAAGAACAAAAACTATTAGACAATCTTTCCCATGCGGGGCAACGGTTAATGGGGTTCTGTCGCACGAATTTGTTTAAGCGATTAGAGAGCAGTGGTGCTGCCTTTATCCAGTCGTTGGAGCGGCATATTCTGCGGAATTATGTATATCTCTATGCGATCGCCCACGATCTTCCTCTGCCGATTGGCACCCAAGATGCCGCCTTACTGGATGAAGAGAGCAACGATGAGGATGAAGATTCACTCTTGAGCCAGGACTGGGAAGAAGACCCTCATCCCCTAACCCCTTCTCCCAAGGAGGGAGAAGGGGAACCAGATAATTCTCTTACCCCCCTCTCCCGTTCTGGGAGAGGGGCCGGGGGTGAGGGCAATTTCACTCAACGGGCAGCGGAGATCTACCGTTTATATCGAGAGCAATACCCGCGCCGGTTTCAGTGGATTCGTGCCAATCTGTTTCGTCCAGAGTTGCAGCAGCATCTTCAGCAAGATGCCACAGCGTTGATCGGTATCCTGCGACTGGCAGGTAGTTGGAACCCATCCTCAGATGCCAAGTTAGGGGCGCTGGTGGCGTTATTACAGCAGCAACATCCTACGGATAAGGTGCTCATTTTCACTCAGTTTGCCGATACGGCTCGGTATCTGGCAAAGGCGCTGGAAGAGCAGGGTATTCAACAAGTGGGCTTAGCCACGGGACAATCGGCTGACCCGACGGCTTTGGCTTGGCGGTTTAGTCCAGTCAGTAATGAGAAAACGATCCCAGAGTCTGAACAGTTGCGGGTGTTGGTGGCAACGGATGTGTTGAGTGAGGGGCAAAACCTGCAAGATTGCGCCATCATTCTCAACTACGATCTGCCTTGGGCAATTATCCGCCTAATTCAGCGGGCAGGCCGGGTAGACCGGATTGGTCAACAGGCGGACGAGATTCTCTGCTACTCATTTTTGCCGGCGGAGGGGGTGGAGCGCTTGATTAACCTGCGGGGACGGTTGCGCGATCGCCTCCAGCAAAATCAAGAGGTGGTGGGTACTGATGAAGCCTTTTTTGAGGATGAGCAGGCGCGGGAGGTGCTGCTGAATCTCTACAACGAGCGATCGGGGATACTGGATGAAGCCGATGAGGGCGAGGTGGACTTAACTTCTGAGGCGTTGCAAATCTGGCAAAGTGCGATCGAGGCCAACCCAGCGCTAAAGAGTATGATCGAGAAATTACCCGATGTGGTGTATTCCACCAAGGAGCATGAACCCACGGGAACTGATCCAGAGGGCGTGTTGGTGTACCTGCGCACGGAGGGTGGTACGGATGCCTTGGCATGGGTAGATAAGGACGGTAACAGCGTCACCCAGTCGCAAATGCGAATTTTACGCATGGCACGGTGCAGCATTGATACCCCAACTTTGCCCCGTCATCCCCAACACCATGAACTCGTGACCCGTGGTGCAGAACTGATCGCTGAACAAACCAAGATGGTGGCGGGCACTCTGGGCA